In a single window of the Bacillus clarus genome:
- a CDS encoding ComF family protein encodes MYCLLCDDYISCAVTWCSFFLHSQTKCICERCERKLSYIIGETCNECGRPLALLTAEYRIGSICRDCVRWEEDGVFQTVRNRSLYVYNDGMKEILAQFKFRGDAELVRIFRMPFMASFQKHFSNYEVVIPIPLSKEREYERGFNQAELLASCLSVLMPCTSLSRKETEKQSKKKRKERISGINPFYFQGEEMFTGQHILLVDDVYTTGITVRQVGKLLYDRGAQTVSSLTLCRG; translated from the coding sequence ATGTATTGTCTTCTTTGTGATGATTATATTTCATGTGCTGTTACTTGGTGTTCTTTTTTTCTTCATTCTCAAACAAAGTGTATATGCGAGAGGTGTGAACGGAAACTTTCCTATATTATAGGAGAAACTTGCAATGAATGTGGCCGACCTTTGGCTTTGCTTACTGCTGAATATAGAATAGGGAGTATTTGTAGGGATTGTGTGAGATGGGAAGAAGATGGAGTGTTTCAGACTGTTAGAAATCGATCTTTGTATGTGTACAATGATGGAATGAAGGAAATATTAGCACAGTTCAAATTTCGTGGGGATGCGGAGCTTGTACGTATTTTTCGTATGCCATTTATGGCTTCTTTTCAAAAACATTTTTCAAATTATGAAGTGGTTATTCCTATTCCACTTAGTAAAGAGCGTGAATACGAACGGGGATTCAATCAAGCGGAGTTATTGGCATCTTGTTTGTCAGTTCTGATGCCCTGTACATCGTTAAGTAGAAAAGAAACGGAAAAACAAAGTAAGAAAAAGCGTAAAGAACGGATTTCAGGAATAAATCCTTTTTACTTTCAAGGGGAAGAGATGTTCACTGGGCAACACATTTTACTCGTTGATGATGTGTATACGACAGGGATTACGGTTAGGCAAGTTGGAAAACTTCTATATGACAGAGGAGCTCAAACAGTCTCAAGTTTAACGCTTTGTCGAGGGTAA
- the comFA gene encoding ATP-dependent helicase ComFA, with the protein MLAGRQMLFEELTLLKRELDDLERKGEVVCVKGVAKKSSKYICQRCGNIEQRLFASFLCKRCNEVCAYCRKCITMGRVSECTILVRGLSEIKGECTSNPLNWKGELSPGQNIAACGVVEAIKKKESFFIWAVCGAGKTEMLFYGIEEALRKGERVCIATPRTDVVLELAPRLQSVFPNILVAALYGGSLNREKEASLIISTTHQLLRYYRAFDVMILDEIDAFPYAADKMLHYAVEQATKKKAARIYLTATPEEKWKRNLQSGKQKGVIISGRYHRHPLPVPTFRWCGNWKKLLMRKRIPRILLQWLKRFLNKQYPIFLFVPHIRYVDEISSLLKQLDNRIEGVHAEDSQRKEKVAAFRKGEIPLLVTTTILERGVTVKNLQVAVLGAEEAIFSESALVQIAGRVGRSFENPDGDILYFHYGKTEAMIRAKKHIQSMNKKAKRQGLID; encoded by the coding sequence ATGCTGGCAGGAAGGCAAATGCTATTCGAAGAACTTACGCTATTAAAGAGGGAATTAGATGATTTAGAGAGGAAGGGAGAGGTGGTTTGCGTAAAAGGTGTTGCGAAAAAATCTTCAAAATATATATGTCAGCGTTGCGGGAATATAGAGCAGCGGTTATTCGCGTCATTTTTATGCAAAAGATGTAATGAGGTATGTGCTTACTGCCGGAAGTGTATAACGATGGGAAGGGTTAGTGAATGTACCATACTTGTTCGTGGTCTTTCCGAAATAAAAGGAGAATGTACTTCTAATCCATTGAACTGGAAAGGGGAATTATCACCAGGTCAAAATATAGCCGCATGTGGCGTAGTGGAAGCTATAAAGAAGAAAGAATCCTTTTTTATTTGGGCTGTGTGCGGTGCTGGGAAGACAGAGATGCTTTTTTATGGAATTGAAGAAGCACTTAGAAAAGGGGAGCGAGTTTGTATCGCAACGCCTAGGACTGATGTTGTACTTGAATTAGCTCCGCGGCTGCAAAGTGTTTTTCCGAATATATTAGTTGCAGCCTTATATGGTGGGAGTTTGAATCGTGAAAAGGAGGCAAGCTTGATCATATCAACAACGCATCAGTTGCTTCGTTATTATAGGGCGTTTGATGTCATGATTTTGGACGAAATCGACGCTTTTCCATATGCCGCAGATAAAATGCTGCATTATGCAGTAGAGCAAGCAACGAAGAAAAAAGCAGCTCGTATTTACTTAACTGCAACCCCAGAAGAGAAATGGAAACGGAATTTACAAAGTGGCAAGCAAAAAGGTGTCATTATTTCAGGTCGTTATCATAGGCACCCTTTACCGGTTCCAACTTTTCGCTGGTGTGGAAATTGGAAGAAACTCCTGATGCGTAAAAGAATTCCTCGTATTTTACTACAATGGTTAAAGAGGTTTTTAAATAAACAATATCCTATCTTTCTATTTGTCCCCCACATACGATATGTAGATGAAATAAGCTCGTTATTAAAACAATTGGATAATCGAATTGAAGGTGTCCATGCGGAAGATTCGCAGAGAAAAGAAAAAGTAGCTGCTTTTCGAAAAGGAGAGATTCCTTTATTAGTTACAACAACTATTTTGGAGCGTGGTGTAACGGTGAAGAATTTACAAGTGGCTGTGTTAGGGGCAGAAGAAGCTATATTTTCTGAGAGTGCTCTCGTTCAAATTGCGGGCCGGGTTGGTCGAAGTTTTGAAAATCCAGATGGGGATATTCTCTATTTCCATTATGGAAAAACAGAAGCGATGATTCGGGCAAAAAAGCATATTCAAAGTATGAATAAAAAGGCAAAGCGACAAGGATTAATAGATTAA
- a CDS encoding winged helix-turn-helix transcriptional regulator yields the protein MEHNSCLCPKFESAFTLLSKKWTGLIIKSLLEEPKRFREIADIIPNMSDRMLSERLKELEGEGIVVRDVYPEVPVRIEYGLTDKGKALESVMNEVQNWAEKWVN from the coding sequence ATGGAGCATAATTCTTGTTTATGTCCAAAGTTTGAATCGGCTTTCACACTACTTAGTAAGAAGTGGACAGGTTTAATTATTAAATCTCTGTTAGAAGAGCCGAAACGTTTTAGAGAAATCGCAGATATTATTCCTAATATGAGCGATCGTATGTTGTCGGAACGCCTAAAAGAATTAGAGGGCGAAGGTATTGTTGTACGCGATGTTTACCCTGAAGTCCCTGTTAGAATCGAGTATGGACTAACGGATAAAGGGAAAGCTTTGGAAAGTGTTATGAACGAAGTCCAAAATTGGGCTGAGAAATGGGTAAACTAA
- a CDS encoding DegV family protein, with translation MKTAIVTDSTAYIPKHIRDELNIYMIPLNVVFGTESYQEEAEITADDFYVKVREQEELPKTSQPAIGKFVELFEELGKEYDAVISIHLSSGISGTYQTATTAGQMADGIEVYTYDSEISCEVQGFFVREGAKLASEGKSPEEILARFDEMKQTMDAYFVVDDLHHLQRGGRLNSAQAFIGSLLQVKPVLYFRDKIIIPFEKIRTRKKAIKRIVEIFDEQASKGVPMEAVIIHANREEEAKEWQQELEEEYPHVTIRISYFGAVIGTHLGEGSLGLGWYTK, from the coding sequence ATGAAAACAGCTATTGTTACTGATAGTACAGCATATATACCGAAGCATATTCGTGATGAACTAAATATATATATGATTCCATTAAACGTAGTTTTTGGAACGGAATCTTATCAAGAAGAAGCTGAAATTACAGCGGATGATTTTTATGTGAAAGTGCGTGAACAAGAAGAGCTTCCTAAAACTTCTCAGCCAGCGATCGGAAAATTTGTAGAGTTATTTGAAGAATTAGGGAAAGAATATGATGCCGTTATTAGTATTCACCTTTCAAGTGGGATAAGCGGTACATACCAAACAGCTACAACAGCTGGACAGATGGCAGACGGAATTGAAGTGTATACGTATGATTCTGAAATTAGTTGTGAAGTGCAAGGTTTTTTTGTACGTGAGGGCGCAAAATTAGCAAGTGAAGGAAAGTCACCGGAAGAAATTTTGGCACGATTTGATGAAATGAAACAAACCATGGATGCCTATTTCGTTGTGGATGATTTACATCACCTGCAACGTGGTGGACGCCTAAACAGCGCACAGGCTTTTATCGGTAGTTTATTACAAGTGAAGCCGGTTTTATATTTTAGAGACAAAATAATTATTCCGTTTGAAAAAATTCGTACACGTAAAAAAGCAATTAAGCGCATCGTTGAAATTTTTGATGAACAGGCAAGTAAGGGTGTACCAATGGAGGCTGTCATTATTCATGCAAACCGTGAAGAGGAAGCGAAAGAATGGCAGCAAGAACTAGAGGAGGAATACCCTCATGTTACAATCCGTATTAGTTATTTCGGAGCTGTAATTGGTACGCATTTAGGTGAAGGTTCACTTGGTCTAGGTTGGTATACAAAATAA
- a CDS encoding YigZ family protein: MLLQYLTIKSCGENEIVIQKSKFICYISRATTEEEAQEFIQKIKKQHWNATHNCSAYLIGEQDQIQKANDDGEPSGTAGVPMLEVLKKRGLKDTVVVVTRYFGGIKLGAGGLIRAYGKCTSEGVNHVGVVERKLMRVMQTEIDYTLLGKVENELRNSEYAIKDIHYLENVTFDTYVEEDKKQLFINWMIELTNGKCTIEEGDMLYLEHDVIQ; the protein is encoded by the coding sequence TTGCTATTACAATATTTAACAATAAAGAGCTGCGGTGAGAACGAAATTGTCATTCAAAAATCAAAATTTATTTGCTATATTAGCCGAGCGACAACGGAAGAAGAGGCACAAGAATTTATACAAAAAATTAAAAAGCAGCACTGGAATGCAACACATAACTGCTCTGCATATTTAATTGGTGAACAAGATCAAATTCAAAAAGCAAATGATGATGGTGAGCCGAGTGGTACAGCTGGTGTACCAATGTTAGAAGTATTAAAAAAACGCGGGCTAAAAGATACTGTCGTTGTTGTCACGCGTTATTTCGGTGGTATTAAACTTGGTGCCGGCGGATTAATTCGTGCATACGGAAAATGTACAAGCGAGGGGGTTAATCACGTAGGTGTTGTTGAACGAAAACTAATGCGCGTTATGCAAACAGAGATTGATTATACTTTGCTCGGCAAAGTCGAAAATGAATTACGCAACTCAGAATATGCCATAAAAGATATACATTACCTCGAAAATGTAACATTTGATACTTATGTAGAAGAAGACAAAAAACAGCTTTTCATAAATTGGATGATTGAATTAACAAATGGGAAATGTACAATTGAAGAAGGCGATATGTTGTATTTAGAACACGACGTAATACAATAA
- a CDS encoding LCP family protein: MEERYYHLQKRRIKKKRRRKLFIFLIFAFLFGSVGLYMLNSYSSLMEMYSGFTRDKSKLRTEEVQIAKEPFTILIMGIEDYATDGQNGRTDSLMFATVNPISQKVSIMSIPRDSRVDIVGKNKQDKINAAHAYGGEKMAVDTVEKFLNVPVDHYVKIDFKGFKGIVDAVGGITVDVPFDFEERSDIDYYKLIQFKQGKQDLNGEEALAYVRMRKQDPNGDYGRAARQRQVLAAVAHKLNSASTVFKIKDLTKVVGKYIKTDIPISDGLALYTKLSGFDPSNIQTLQLEGEDKKIGGIYYFLPDPTSVETAHNAILKEIGKDSVQSNPNAASKTDSNVSNNNHENSNSDPSANSKKQPAENKNPPQPPPSTNAHAEWIMRNQQ, encoded by the coding sequence ATGGAAGAACGTTATTATCATCTCCAAAAAAGAAGAATTAAAAAGAAACGAAGACGTAAACTTTTCATCTTTCTTATTTTCGCATTCTTATTTGGTAGTGTAGGACTTTACATGTTGAATTCATATTCTTCTCTCATGGAGATGTATAGTGGCTTTACACGTGATAAGTCCAAATTACGTACAGAAGAAGTTCAAATTGCAAAAGAACCTTTTACAATCCTTATTATGGGTATTGAAGATTATGCAACAGATGGACAAAACGGTCGAACAGATTCGCTTATGTTCGCAACAGTTAATCCGATATCTCAAAAGGTTTCAATTATGAGTATTCCACGCGACTCTCGGGTCGATATTGTAGGAAAAAATAAACAAGACAAAATTAATGCTGCTCATGCTTATGGCGGAGAAAAAATGGCAGTAGATACAGTGGAAAAATTTTTAAATGTTCCTGTGGATCACTATGTTAAAATTGATTTCAAAGGGTTTAAGGGAATTGTTGATGCTGTTGGTGGCATTACAGTTGATGTTCCTTTTGATTTCGAGGAGCGCTCTGATATAGATTATTATAAATTGATTCAATTTAAACAAGGTAAACAAGATTTGAATGGTGAAGAAGCACTAGCCTATGTTCGTATGCGAAAACAGGACCCTAATGGAGATTATGGCCGAGCTGCAAGACAGCGACAAGTACTCGCTGCAGTTGCACACAAATTAAACTCTGCTTCTACTGTCTTTAAAATTAAAGATTTAACAAAAGTTGTCGGAAAGTATATAAAAACCGATATCCCTATTTCGGACGGACTCGCTCTTTATACTAAATTATCTGGGTTCGATCCTTCAAACATACAAACGTTACAACTTGAAGGAGAAGATAAAAAAATAGGTGGTATATATTACTTCCTCCCAGATCCAACAAGTGTAGAGACTGCTCATAATGCTATTCTGAAAGAAATAGGAAAAGACAGCGTACAGTCGAATCCAAATGCAGCTTCCAAAACAGACTCTAATGTCAGTAACAATAACCATGAAAACTCAAATTCAGACCCAAGTGCGAATTCAAAGAAACAACCGGCTGAGAACAAAAATCCACCTCAACCACCGCCTTCCACGAATGCTCACGCAGAATGGATTATGAGAAATCAGCAATAG
- the wecB gene encoding non-hydrolyzing UDP-N-acetylglucosamine 2-epimerase has protein sequence MTERLKVMTIFGTRPEAIKMAPLVLELQKYSEKIESIVTVTAQHRQMLDQVLNIFGITPDFDLNIMKDRQTLIDITTRGLEGLDKVMKEAKPHIVLVHGDTTTTFIASLAAFYNQIPVGHVEAGLRTWDKYSPYPEEMNRQLTGVMADLHFSPTTKSATNLQKENKDEARIFVTGNTAIDALKTTVKETYSHPVLEKLGDDRLVLMTAHRRENLGEPMRNMFRAIKRLVDKHEDVQVVYPVHMNPVVRETANDILGDHSRIHLIEPLDVIDFHNVAARSYLMLTDSGGVQEEAPSLGVPVLVLRDTTERPEGIEAGTLKLAGTDEETIFTLADELLSDKEAHDKMAQASNPYGDGRASERIVEAILQHFQK, from the coding sequence ATGACTGAACGTTTAAAAGTAATGACGATTTTCGGAACACGTCCAGAGGCAATTAAAATGGCACCTCTTGTATTAGAGTTGCAAAAGTACTCTGAAAAAATCGAATCAATTGTGACTGTAACAGCACAGCACCGTCAAATGTTAGATCAAGTATTAAATATCTTTGGTATTACACCAGATTTCGATTTGAATATTATGAAAGACCGTCAAACATTAATTGATATTACAACACGTGGTTTAGAAGGTTTAGACAAAGTAATGAAAGAAGCAAAACCACATATCGTTCTTGTACATGGAGATACAACAACTACGTTTATTGCGAGTTTGGCTGCTTTCTATAACCAAATTCCAGTAGGGCATGTTGAAGCAGGACTTCGTACATGGGATAAGTATTCTCCATATCCAGAAGAAATGAATCGTCAATTAACAGGTGTAATGGCTGATCTTCATTTCTCACCTACAACAAAATCAGCAACAAACTTGCAGAAAGAAAATAAAGACGAGGCACGTATTTTCGTAACAGGAAATACAGCGATTGATGCGCTGAAAACGACTGTAAAAGAAACGTATAGTCACCCTGTATTAGAGAAACTTGGAGATGACCGTCTTGTTCTTATGACTGCACATCGTCGTGAAAACTTAGGTGAGCCAATGCGCAATATGTTCCGTGCGATTAAGCGTCTTGTTGATAAGCATGAAGATGTACAAGTTGTATATCCTGTTCATATGAATCCTGTTGTTCGTGAAACAGCGAATGATATTTTAGGTGATCATAGCCGCATTCATTTAATTGAACCGTTAGATGTAATTGATTTCCATAATGTTGCAGCTCGTTCATACTTAATGTTAACAGATTCTGGCGGTGTACAAGAGGAAGCTCCATCTCTTGGTGTACCAGTTCTTGTGCTTCGTGATACAACAGAACGTCCAGAAGGTATTGAAGCAGGCACATTGAAATTAGCAGGTACAGATGAAGAAACAATCTTTACGCTTGCTGATGAATTATTATCCGATAAAGAAGCACATGACAAAATGGCGCAAGCATCTAACCCTTACGGTGATGGCCGTGCATCAGAGCGTATTGTAGAAGCGATCTTACAACACTTTCAAAAATAA